In Oryza sativa Japonica Group chromosome 1, ASM3414082v1, the genomic stretch ccgcagcgccaccaccacctcgtcctgctcgccctcgccgccttctcctGCCTCGCCTCCGGGAcagcgacgccgacgccgacgacttCCTCCCAATCCCAGCAGCCTCAGCCAGCCGGCACGCTCCTCcagcccgctctcgccgcggaCCTCGCGGCGCGGACGTGCTGGTACACGGTGCAGATCAAGACGAGCTGCGCGTCGCCGTGGCGCACGTCGGACGCGGTCAGCCTCGCGTTCGGGGACGCCTACCGCAACGAGGTCTACGCGGCGCGGCTggccggctcctcctcctcgccgcagccgtcgtcgtcggccgcgtTCGAGCGGTGCGCCACCGACACGTTCCGCGTGGGGGGCCCCTGCGGCTACGGCGTCTGCTACCTCTAcctccgccgctccggccgcgaCGGCTGGACGCCGCAGTGGGTCAGGGTCTACGAGCCCACCTCCGACACCCCCTCCACCTTCTACTACGGCGACCCCCTCCCCAACGCCGTCTGGTACGGCTTCAACCGCtgcccccgcctcgccgcctccgccgcggcgcagtGATGGTTtgcgacgtcgccggcgagatGAGCATGATT encodes the following:
- the LOC4327118 gene encoding embryo-specific protein ATS3A → MARRRPPPQRHHHLVLLALAAFSCLASGTATPTPTTSSQSQQPQPAGTLLQPALAADLAARTCWYTVQIKTSCASPWRTSDAVSLAFGDAYRNEVYAARLAGSSSSPQPSSSAAFERCATDTFRVGGPCGYGVCYLYLRRSGRDGWTPQWVRVYEPTSDTPSTFYYGDPLPNAVWYGFNRCPRLAASAAAQ